The genomic stretch TCTGAGCTAGTAGGCGCTTTTTCCACGGGCCACACTCCACACTGTCTGTTATGCCCAGTTACTTCAAAGAAGTATTTTCCTAAATTAAATTTGGGGACAAGCCTTTTGAGTTGCGACTCAAAAGTGAGTTGCCAACCCCTGCAACTCAGTGTATAGTCGACGTAAGTCGCTGTATAGCCGCGAGAGCATGTTTTGGGATATTACAATTTAAGAAGGGCATATGAGGTGAAAATGGGACAAATGATGCAGATTTAAAAATTTCCGATTGAATAACTAGCTAGATTGCACACACCACCcaaacaccaccacttcaagcATGTTTTACAAGAAAAATCTACAACCATACAATGCTTTATACAAAAACACGCCAAGCCTACAAGGACATGGCCACACACACGTTGCATGGCACCAACACGCCGCTGTACGCCTCATTGTCACCTCGACTTTGGTTGTTCCCGGCACAAAAACTCTCTCGCCGGCGTCTCTTCCTCTGTGGGCTGGGAGAGGCGAGCCAAGCGCTGATTCAATTGAACAGAGTGATCCTTCAGCGGAGGCGTGTCAACGGAAGAGTCTAACCCACAATACACCTTACAATTTGAACTTTTCATAAATACCTATCACACCCTATTCTCACCGTGCCGTTCTGAGTACATTGTCAGGTGGGAAGTTTGGCTAGGGCGGCAAAATATCTTCAAATATAAGAAAGGTGTATAAGATAAGCTCAATGAGATCAGATATCTCATGTGGAACAAGAAAGTAGAAGTTCATTTGATTTTTTGTTTCCAATACAAATACAAACCATGAAAGCATGACTTATTGACTCTTTAGATCTTTGGTGTTTGAAACCAGAGGTGTCAAAAAAGTTACAACAAGGATAACTGGCTTGTGAAAGTCAAATGTTAATAGCAACATTGCTTTTGATCCTCAAATGTCAGCTTTCCTATCATTGCGAAgcaaaattcaccaagtcgatTGATGAAAAGTGTGCATATGAGATTCAATGTAGCTATGCACTCTTTCTCACTCATGGTGGACCTTACCAGTAATCATCCTTTTGTGGAAGGCAGTGTACCAGGGCGGCAGCACAGTCAGTGATGTATGTGTGTTATGCGCTGTGCTCAGTGCAGACAGTGGAAATGTAGTGGCCGGTGCTGTTATAGGACATAGCTATAATATCCGGAACGCTCCCTTGTGGACAATGACTCTAGCTATAAAGAtacaagagattcattgttattgtTGACCCATCCAGAATCTAGAATTGGGTGTAGCCAGTGTAGTTTTACTTCATATTGTGGGACCATACTGAAACTGCTATGCATTTGAATGTGTTGTTTTGGGTAGTAAATTCAGCTGATGTGCAACATTCTTTTTCAATATACTACTTGAAGCTATTGTGCATTGGAGATGTTCTTAATGTAGACTTTACACCATTCTTTGAACATATTATTGGTTCATCCTTGAAAGCAATATATGTGGCTGTGACAGGAGTTGGACGAATATGAAACCTTCTACAAGAAAAACATGGAAAGTTCCGGGTATTCAAGTATTTATGTCCAGCGATCTGGGGACAAACGGGATGGATGTGGTATATTCTATAAACCGAAAAGGTAAAACATGTACGCTCAACTAATATACATGGTGCATCAGCTACTAATTTCAGGACAACCCCTTAGTGAACTTCTCTCCCTGCAAATATGTGTTGCTTTGCTGTAATCCGTATTCAACTTGTGAACACATTGTTTGCAAATAAGTGGGTAGTAATGTACAAAGCTGCGCATGAAAGAAAGAGTTCCCGCAAAATTATTTCTTACATGATGCAGTTAATTTTCCTGACATATTTGTTACTTTTGCAGCATGGAACTAATGCAGAAAGAAGTAATACATTATAATGATTTGGTGGAAACATACCGTTCTAGTGATAATGTAATTACTGCTACCTCAGATAATTCTCCGCCAGCAGAAGGTAATATGAAGTCGCTGAACCTGATATTCTTGTACGGACCACATAGTGGGAAACCCATTTCATGGCATTTGAAGCTGTGAACTGGACACTAAGAGATAAACCTACTAATTTAAATCTTTGAAATAATAACCTAAAAAATATCCAAGGTCAAGTAGCATGGTCACAAATGGCTAGTTTTCCTTTTGGTCTTAATTCACTCTTTACTACTCTACTTCTTGTACCTGCATTATTTTTCATCAATATCTGGTGCTCCAGTTCTTTTATGTGTGTATAGTTGGACATTCTCTTTGTTCTGATGTTGTGCTTAAGTTTATTTTGTATGATGTTTTTAACAGAATCTAGTGGAAAAGAAGATAATAGCAAACATGGAGATCCAAATGATCCACGTGTGAGATTGAAACGCGACTGTGTTGGTTTACTTGCTGCTTTCAAGCTTACCGATCCTTGTGAGCATATCTTAATTGTGGCGAATACACATATTTATTGGCAAGTAAAATTTCCCATGTTCTCTGACTGTTTTTTGCATTTAGAATTGTTTTGATAGTGACTCAtcttttcagttttgttttatatTTCTTAGGTGGAAAGCTAGGTTTCTTATTCATGTTATTCTAATTTTACAGGGATCCAGCATGGATTGATGTAAAGTTGGCTCAAGCAAAGTATCTTCTTTCAAAAGTCTCTGAGTTTGAGAATGTTATCTCAAATAAGTTTACCTGTAAGCCTTCTGTGATCATTGCTGGTGATTTCAACTCCACCCCTGGTGATAAGGTATGGGTTGCAGTTCTTGCATTGCATTCTCAAGATTTTTCTACTATTGTTAATGATTATTGCTATCAAGTTCTATATATATTGCAGAGTATagttatacacatattgttgtcaaaTATTTTGTGACATGTCAAACAGCATATGTTGAGACTATCTTATGAATTAGTCTAATCCAGGCCCCGTGACTTGTGAACACACGACTTGGCATGGTCCTTTAAGCAAATGGCATTGTTGTAGGTCAAGATAGTGGGAACTTTGTCCATGTGCTAATATCTATTCCAGTTATGTAAACATATTATTCGCACGATGAACAGATTCTTGTGGAGATTCCGAGTAGCTGCATTATGTTTTTATATGTGCTACCTCATCACAAATTTGCTGTTTGTATCACCTTAACTAATTATGTACAATCAATTCCAGGTATACAATTACCTTGTATCAGCTAACTCAGAATCTACGGATGAAGTTCCCCTCAAATTGCGGAGCCTCTATGCTGCAAACGGAGGGGAGCCAGAGTACACAAATTACACTCCAGGTTTTACTGGAACATTGGACTACATATTCTTGTTGGATGGCAGTTCAGTAAAACCTACTAGCCTACTTTGTCTCCCACGAGGGGATTCTGCGGATGTGGAGGGAGGCCTGCCCAACTTtcaccatcctagtgatcatttgccAATTGGTGCAGATTTTCAGGTTCTCAGCAGCTAGCGCCTAGCCGCCTAGGCTGGTTGCTTTTTTTCGACAGTGGGGCGAATGGCCCCACTATTGTTGGCCATGATCTGTGCAGGTCAGAGTAAATCATAAGGCTGCCGGGCATGCAACAATATCTCACAGCCACATTATTTTCATTGTTATTTCTCTTGTAGAACAAATTGATAAGCGGATATTTTGTAGTTGTCTTTTGTGTGACTGTTGTGATATGAATGGAAGCAGTTTTGGGAACAAACATGTTTGTCGTTGTGTTTTAGGTGTCTGCGTTCCAGGATGTCATCAGCGAAACCTACTTTTTTGCTCGGCCCTCAAGCCTGCCCTAATAGTTTTTTTTTGGGGAAACGGGTGTGCTTCATTAATCAACCAAACAAGGCCTGGATGCAATCCTGAGGCACACCATGCCACACTGATCTAAGCAAAGACTCAGACGAGCTAAAGAATGCGCTGCAACATTCTGCACTCTTCATATCTTAGAGGACTGGAGCACAGACTGATCGATCTCGCAAGCTTGATTGGATGCGTTGTACCACATGTAAACAGTCTGGCGACAATCAAACTGTCCAACTCTTGTGCAAAGGAGAGACAAAACGGACAGCAATAGATTCAGCAAGCTCAGGTACTTGAAATTTTTAGAAACTAGCAGAAcaagcagtttttttttttggaggaaaAGGCAGTCGACTCTGCCATCCGATTAGATAGATAAAAAGTTTATGTACAGAAAACGACGCTGCGAACGCAAGGTTCACAGTGCCCTCATGACTCGCACACCCCACTCACACCGCAAGCCCCTAGCTAATGGCCTCCAGGTCCTGGGTCTGGGTGTAAGCCCGCTGCGAGATCTCTTCTCTCACCAATGCTGCCACCGCGTCAGGTTGCAATGCGACATTGTTGAAGATGCGCCTGTTCCTTTCCTTCCAAACTCCCCAAATGAAGTAGATGATTGCTCCACTTGTCTCCCTTCGCTTCTCCTTAGGTATGGTGGAGATCGTAGCGTCCCACCAGTCGTTGAGGATCATGCCTCCGGCGGGAGGCGGCACTCCGAGCTGCCCATTCCAGGCGAAGATCTTCTCCCGCACCGTCATGGAGAAGTGGCAATCAAGCGTGAGGTGCTGCACCGTCTCAGGATGGATCCTGCCAACAGTTGCGAACCACTGCACCAGCGCCAAACAAGGCAGCGTCAACGTTGATCATCAGAATACCTTCAGCGACGGAGCCCAATGAACAGCACTACAGCAGGAGGCCAGGAGCAGGTTCACGCCTGGGGTTGGTTCCAGATTTAAAGAGATGATGGTCATGCCAACATATGTAAGTTAAGACAAATGGCTGACGGCTGGGATAGTCTATTACATTCTTCAGCCAGTATTTTATTTAAACGACGACAATGCTTCTTTATTCTTAAGTTCTTACAAGTATTTTTACTGTAAAAAAGAACATAACAAAATCTGTGAGGTGGCCAAGCTTTAGCCTGGAACTTCTTCGGCAGCAAATAGAACAAAAGGCAGCAAAGAAAAGCTTACCATGGTAGCTTTCTATGGTTACATTCATAGACATCCAACAAAATGAGACCCATTACTCCACAATTCATTATCATCCAAATTACTAAATTTCTAATGTACAAGATGAACATAGTGGCTCATCCAAGAACAAATAAATGTAACTACAGCAGACTAAAGACCATAAAGAGAGTACACGATATGCAGGATTTTCAACTAGATACAAACAGTCAAAAACTAGTACACTAGAATAATACTTTATCTATAGAAGAATGATAGCACACATGTATATCTGCTCTCGCCTTTTATGATGATTCTTGGGAAGCCTTGGAGCACTGAAAAATGAAGAACCTAAACCTCTCTTAGGTTGTTTCTACCAGCTATAATCACATCATGAAACAGAACTTTTGGCAACCCCGTACGGCACCAACATGCACAGAGGGGAAAGCCTCAAAGGCGCCAATACATCATCTTTGGATCCTATTAATGGATTCTACTCTTGtttcttctctttctctttcctcTCCTTGATCAATGATGAGCAACATAGTGGCAGCATTGTGCATGCAGCCTCAATCAACAAGCAAACCGGCAACGCTGAGAAATCATCTCCAGATACTCCCATGTATTCAGCAAGCGCAACACCAAGATATCCGCTGATAATAGTTGACAGAGCAAGTGCAGACATGACAAAGGCCATAACTGATCCCTCGCACCCAGAAGGGCAAAGGTTTGCGATAAGAACACTGAAGGGTAGCACCTTGAAGAACATAAGACCCTCTAGCAGCCCTGAGAACACAATTGTGTATATGGAGTCTGGTATTCCGATCTTCCTGTATACTCCCTGAACAAATAACACATCTGATAACATTATGGCCGCTGTGATGAACTGCAGAGCTGATAAGACCTTACGTGCAGGCATTGCTTTGAAGCACTTGTTGTATGCCATGCTCCAAACCAAGAGAGCCACTTGCCCGAAAACCTTGGATAAGCCGATAACAGACGAATCTAGCCTTAACACTTCAGTCTGATAGAAGAACATGGTCCCAAGTAGGAACGGTATGACAGCATAGGACACTGAAAACCATATGATTGACCAAAATATTTCAGGCATGCATAGTGCATATGACAACTCTTTGACTTGTTTGCGGATGCTGGAAACCACTGATGCATTAGTAGCTGCCTTTGGGAGTTTGAGAGAGCTCTCAGGTATAGCCACAGTAGTGAAGAACTGGAGCACGAGAAGGATTGCAAAAAACAGAAACATGGCCTTGGGAGAAAAGTAACTGAGAGCAATGCCACCGAGGAGGTTTCCTAACGCTCCAGCGGAAGAGCCAAACATACAGGCAAAGGATTGAAGCTGCCCCCCTGAGGAGGAGGTCGCTTGCTTCCCAGCCTCCGCTACAATGGCATCATTGGCAACCTCACATATTGATGCACCAAAGTTACTCAAGAGGAGAAAAACGGTAAGGACTGGAAGAGTAAGAGACGGCCACAGCGCAATTCCTAACCATGAAACCGCCTGCAAGAGAGCTGCAAGTACAGAAATAACAAGGTAATGTTAGAACAACGGTCAGCTATACAAGGAGAAACAATTGTGGTGTAGTTTACAGTAAGAATTTCCAGAAGCTTAAATTATAGTGTCCGTACAGTGAGTCATTATCATGAGTGAATTACACTAATTTTTTGTCAGGCATCTGGTTGTGCAAATAATATCAGTAAACTCCTAAACTTTGGCCTATCAAGCTGTATTGCTTAGTTGGGCTATTTGTGCCCATACGGTCATGAAGTGCTTGGGCAAGACAAGATACCATAGTCGCTAAAATCTCCATGTAGAGTCATTGTATACCACTTGGCTCGCAGAATTTACTCCATTGTGCCCCTTGGATATGTGCTATGCTATATTTTTCTGTTACTTAACAAAAGAGGATCGATAGACGGAGCTAGCTTCGAAATTATGCAAAGTAAAGCTGAGATGCTAGTGAATCAATTGATGGTGCTTTAGAAATCATGACATAAGCGTAGAATCTGATGACTTGCAGTTTTAAGATTACGTGATGCTTGAGTATGGCAGCACAGCATCCATCCATTCTTAGAATTCGATCATGACACTTTAAAGTGGTCGGCAAGGGCCACATCCAAGATCGAGAAAATACTGACGCAAGGTTGCTGCTCTAGAAGACTAGCCGGCCAAACGATGAGACTGGTTGGCAATCAGAAGAAAAAACGAAAAAGGTGAAGTGAGAGTGAAAGAAAACAAAAAGCATGGGAATAATCGGGAGGACAAAGTGTTTTGAGTATATTCTTTGCGGTGCTGTCATTCGCCTCATGACGCCCATGTACAAACAGGCGAGCGAGCAACACGCAAGAAAAGAATGTGGAAAGCTCCCCAGAGACAGCGCAAAGGGGAAAAAGATATTCAGTTTCTACTGCAGGTCCCTACTCTGCTCTGGCGTGCTATAACGCCTACGCCTCGCCTAATCAGTAATTCAGTATTCGGAGCCGTGAAAAAGCGAAATTGCGCGTGCGGTATAGCCAGAACAGAGCAGGCAAGGTGAAAATTCCTGAGAGAATTATGGTTCTGTATCGCGAGGGCGGTTCCGAACATTCTATCATTGTAGTACTAATAAGGAAGGTACGGAATCAGGGAGACGATCGTGGCGTGGGTTGGTTATATTATACAGAAGTTGGCGCCTGCAGATCTGGGAATGGCATTGCGACAAGAGTGGTGGGGAAAGGGGAGGGAGGGGCGTACCGCCGATGGCGACGTAGGGCAGTCGTCGTCCGCCGCGGATGGGGAcggcgtcggagaggaggccgaggagcggCTTGGCGACCATGGGCAGGTTGGCGGAGGCCTGGAGGATCTGCAGCGAGGAGGCGGCGACGCCCATGCCGTCCTTGAGGAAGAAGTTGACGCCGAGCCAGGGGAAGAGGCGGAAGCCCTGCACCCAGAACCCCGCCCCGATCACCCACCTctgcgcggccgccgccgccgcccgctccgcctccgccttctgcTCCTTCTCCATGATGTCCGGTGCCACCGAATCTCGAtccccgcgcgcgcgccgcctcgcCGGACCTCTATCGATCGGGGGAACGGAGGAGAAGGGAGTGATGAGGGagctcgtggtggtggtggtggttcttgTTTATGTT from Lolium rigidum isolate FL_2022 chromosome 4, APGP_CSIRO_Lrig_0.1, whole genome shotgun sequence encodes the following:
- the LOC124706685 gene encoding carbon catabolite repressor protein 4 homolog 4-like isoform X2 encodes the protein MLKPHTIWAATLPLSLGRRLLLPKSSPSNPCGRRLPFRPVCKRRMSAQAQPRFAPLPTAQTESDAGAEEGYQFRLVSYNILAQVYVKSAFFPHSPSASLKWKARSKAVLAELKSFQADLMCIQELDEYETFYKKNMESSGYSSIYVQRSGDKRDGCGIFYKPKSMELMQKEVIHYNDLVETYRSSDNVITATSDNSPPAEESSGKEDNSKHGDPNDPRVRLKRDCVGLLAAFKLTDPCEHILIVANTHIYWDPAWIDVKLAQAKYLLSKVSEFENVISNKFTCKPSVIIAGDFNSTPGDKAP
- the LOC124706685 gene encoding carbon catabolite repressor protein 4 homolog 4-like isoform X1, which produces MLKPHTIWAATLPLSLGRRLLLPKSSPSNPCGRRLPFRPVCKRRMSAQAQPRFAPLPTAQTESDAGAEEGYQFRLVSYNILAQVYVKSAFFPHSPSASLKWKARSKAVLAELKSFQADLMCIQELDEYETFYKKNMESSGYSSIYVQRSGDKRDGCGIFYKPKSMELMQKEVIHYNDLVETYRSSDNVITATSDNSPPAEESSGKEDNSKHGDPNDPRVRLKRDCVGLLAAFKLTDPCEHILIVANTHIYWDPAWIDVKLAQAKYLLSKVSEFENVISNKFTCKPSVIIAGDFNSTPGDKVYNYLVSANSESTDEVPLKLRSLYAANGGEPEYTNYTPGFTGTLDYIFLLDGSSVKPTSLLCLPRGDSADVEGGLPNFHHPSDHLPIGADFQVLSS
- the LOC124648040 gene encoding probable folate-biopterin transporter 7, whose protein sequence is MEKEQKAEAERAAAAAAQRWVIGAGFWVQGFRLFPWLGVNFFLKDGMGVAASSLQILQASANLPMVAKPLLGLLSDAVPIRGGRRLPYVAIGALLQAVSWLGIALWPSLTLPVLTVFLLLSNFGASICEVANDAIVAEAGKQATSSSGGQLQSFACMFGSSAGALGNLLGGIALSYFSPKAMFLFFAILLVLQFFTTVAIPESSLKLPKAATNASVVSSIRKQVKELSYALCMPEIFWSIIWFSVSYAVIPFLLGTMFFYQTEVLRLDSSVIGLSKVFGQVALLVWSMAYNKCFKAMPARKVLSALQFITAAIMLSDVLFVQGVYRKIGIPDSIYTIVFSGLLEGLMFFKVLPFSVLIANLCPSGCEGSVMAFVMSALALSTIISGYLGVALAEYMGVSGDDFSALPVCLLIEAACTMLPLCCSSLIKERKEKEKKQE